A region from the Papio anubis isolate 15944 chromosome 6, Panubis1.0, whole genome shotgun sequence genome encodes:
- the LOC108585259 gene encoding 40S ribosomal protein S27-like, with protein sequence PIHENTLLAKNLLHPSPEEEKRKHKKKCLVQSTNSYFVDVKCPGRYKITMLFTHAQTVVLCVGCSIVLCQPTGEKARLMEGCSFRRKQH encoded by the coding sequence CCTATCCACGAGAACACACTTCTTGCAAAAAATCTCCTGCATCCCTCtccagaagaggagaagaggaaacacaAGAAGAAATGCCTGGTGCAGAGCACCAATTCCTACTTCGTGGATGTGAAGTGCCCAGGACGCTATAAAATCACCATGCTCTTTACTCATGCACAAACAGTAGTTTTGTGTGTTGGGTGTTCCATTGTCCTCTGCCAGCCTACAGGAGAAAAAGCAAGGCTTATGGAAGGATGTTCCTTCAGGAGGAAGCAGCACTAA